In Serratia liquefaciens ATCC 27592, the genomic stretch TTCAACCCGGCGTCTTTCACCAGGTTGACGATCTCGTCCGGAGCCAGGCCTTTAATGGCCTTTTCGGCGCCCGCATAGCCGTTTTTGCTGCGGTATTCATCCAGCCAGACCGGCTGTTTGTCATCGCGCAGTCGCCAGGTCAGCGGGTGCATTTCGGGAGTGCGTACAATGTCTTTAATCATTGATACTGCTCCAGTAGCGTCTCGATATCTTCAGGCTTCAGCTGACTGTGAGTGTCCTCATCAATCATCATGGTCGGCCCTTTATCGCAGTTGCCCAGACAGCAGGTTGGCAGCAGAGTGAAGCGACCATCAAAGGTGGTTTGACCCGGTTTGATGCTCAGCTTCTTCTCGATGGCGGCCTGAATGCCCTGGTAACCGGTGATGTGACAAACAACGCTGTCACAATAACGGATCACGTGACGTCCTACTGGCTGACGGAAAATCTGGCTGTAGAACGTGGCCACGCCTTCTACGTCGCTGGCAGGAATGCCCAGCACTTCCGCGATGGCATAAATCGCACCGTCCGGAACCCAGCCGCGCTGCTTCTGCACAATTTTCAGTGCTTCGATTGAGGCGGCGCGTGGATCCTCGTAATGGTGCTTTTCGTGCTCGATCGCATCACGTTCTTCCGCGCTCAGCTCAAATGCATCAACGCCGCTCTGAGGAGCGGACGCATTGATGGGTTCAAGCGCTTCGTTATTCGCGTGATTGTCTTTTTGATCATGCATAGTTAGCGGTCCACATCTGACATTACAAAATCGATACTACCCAGATAGACGATCAGGTCGGAGACCAGGCTGCCACGGATTACCGCTGGGATTTGCTGCAGGTGCGCGAAGCTTGGCGTACGTACCCGGGTGCGGTAGCTCATGGTGCTGCCGTCGCTGGTCAGGTAGTAGCTGTTGATCCCTTTGGTGGCTTCAATCATCTGGAATGATTCGTTGGCTGGCATCACCGGGCCCCAGGAAACCTGCAGGAAGTGGGTGATCAGCGTTTCAATGTGCTGCAGCGTACGCTCTTTCGGCGGCGGCGTGGTCAGCGGGTGATCGGCCTTGAACGGGCCTTCCGGCATGTTGTTCAGGCACTGCTCAAGGATGCGCAGACTCTGGCGCAGCTCTTCTACCTTCAGCATCACGCGGGTGTAGCAGTCGCTGTTGCCGTCGCCGACCGGGATTTCGAAGTCGAAATTCTCATAGCCGGAATACGGACGCCATTTGCGCACGTCGAACTCGATACCGGTGGCGCGCAGGCCGGCGCCGGTCACGCCCCACTCCAATGCCTCTTTGGCATTGTAGGATGCAACACCCACGGAACGGCCTTTCAGGATGCTGTTCTTCAGCGCAGCCTTGACGTAGGAATCCAGGCGTTTTGGCATCCACTCCAGGAATTCACGCAGCAGACGATCCCAACCGCGCGGCAGATCGTGTGCAACACCGCCAAT encodes the following:
- the nuoE gene encoding NADH-quinone oxidoreductase subunit NuoE; its protein translation is MHDQKDNHANNEALEPINASAPQSGVDAFELSAEERDAIEHEKHHYEDPRAASIEALKIVQKQRGWVPDGAIYAIAEVLGIPASDVEGVATFYSQIFRQPVGRHVIRYCDSVVCHITGYQGIQAAIEKKLSIKPGQTTFDGRFTLLPTCCLGNCDKGPTMMIDEDTHSQLKPEDIETLLEQYQ